A genome region from Cutaneotrichosporon cavernicola HIS019 DNA, chromosome: 5 includes the following:
- the APL6 gene encoding uncharacterized protein (non-SMC mitotic condensation complex subunit 1), with translation MINRLGQRIKENFHETTRDLSLLAGGSGSGAAGYFDVSEDKVVEVSKLLESRAESERLEGMKRIIAAMSKGRNMEGFFAQVVKQVVASSIEIRKLVYIYLLRYAATNSDLLLLSINTFQKDLSDPSPLIRSMSLRVLTSMRLPVIQGIVMLGLKKLVNDRNPWVRKTVAGGLAKVYEMDTSTQSELVPLLQTLLASPSPLTLGATLTAFIEICPDRLDLLHPYYRHICRLLGDADEWGQVVALEVLTRYARAMLDKPEEVAQANGKESEDEFGGLDVDLAMLLDLSKPLLRNRNGAVVLAAAKMYYNLAPAGHASVGQEIIAAPLLRLAGTSGADATGVEISIITWDVIASMAEERPWLFASRFAHFFLHTSDKAQVMSAKMRAMVAMVSEENATAAIREFKGYTALPSDTVAEEAVRAIGHCVRSQPAVAETGLRSLMRLLKSTRSALVAQAVIVLKGVILQGVTLSSPERLVARLARQLDNITNASARASVFWLVGQFAADDGPDNTLGLKWDSVAPWVPDILRKGVKGFTEEEAPAKLQILTLVAKLLVLSPNAPKLDLFCQYLFALARWDADYDVRDRARFLAALLRGVREVDGESEDQDVGGVILRREQARVVLLGKREVALDAAAEPSELEIASMSRVAHHKLSGYTPLPEWTDDPTDASLRESEIERPKPRSPPRAFGSQPSFGSQSSAVAANLAALAAPRRSTPQTPLGSSPASSVPHTTRAKFRDLDDFLNSEGSDDESEEVTSEDEAVFEVDPVAQRRRDFVPEYDVDELEDDDETTDDSSTDESDVEAPLYRR, from the exons ATGATTAACCGCCTCGGGCAGCGGATCAAAGAAAACTTCCACGAAACGACGCGGgacctctccctcctcgccggAGGGAGCGGCTCAGGCGCCGCGGGCTACTTCGACGTCagcgaggacaaggtcgtcgaggtgtCCAAACTGCTCGAGAGCCGAGCTGAgagcgagcgcctcgaAGGCATGAAGCGCATCATTGCCGCCATGTCCAAGGGCCGCAACATGGAGGGCTTCTTCGCCCAGGTCGTCAAGCAGGTCGTCGCGAGCTCGATCGAGATCCGCAAGCTTGTCTACATCTACCTCCTGCGCTATGCGGCCACCAACTCggacctcctcctgctgTCCATCAACACGTTCCAGAAGGACCTGTCCGACCCGTCTCCGCTCATCCGCTCCATGTCCTTGCGTGTGCTCACGTCTATGCGCCTCCCTGTGATCCAAG GCATCGTCATGCTCGGGCTTAAGAAGCTCGTTAACGATCGGAACCCATGGGTCCGCAAGACTGTTGCAGGCGGCCTCGCCAAGGTCTATGA AATGGACACGAGCACGCAATCTGAACTCGTCCCCTTACTGCAGACTCTCCTggcctcaccctcacctcTCACTCTCGGCGCGACGCTTACGGCTTTCATCGAGATTTGCCCCGATCGCCTGGACCTCCTCCATCCGTACTACCGGCACATCTGCCGCCTGTTAGGAGACGCAGACGAGTGGGGTCAGGTTGTCGCGCTAGAGGTGTTGACGCGGTACGCCCGCGCGATGCTGGACAAGCCCGAGGAAGTCGCACAGGCGAACGGAAAGGAGtcggaggacgagttcggtgggctcgacgtcgaccttgccatGCTCCTTGATCTGAGCAAGCCGCTTCTCCGGAATCGCAACGGCGCAGTTGTACTCGCGGCCGCGAAAATGTACTACAACCTCGCGCCTGCAGGGCACGCATCTGTCGGGCAGGAGATCATCGCTGCGCCCCTGCTCCGGCTAGCAGGGACAAGTGGAGCGGACGCGACAGGTGTCGAGATCTCCATCATCACGTGGGACGTCATCGCAAGCATGGCAGAGGAGCGCCCTTGGCTGTTCGCGAGCCGCTTCGCCCACTTCTTTCTGCACACGTCTGACAAGGCGCAGGTCATGTCTGCCAAAATGCGGGCGATGGTGGCCATGGTCAGCGAGGAGAACGCAACTGCGGCCATCCGCGAGTTCAAGGGGTACACTGCGCTGCCGTCCGACACTGTggcagaggaggcggtgcgCGCGATTGGCCACTGTGTGCGCTCACAACCGGCGGTGGCGGAGACGGGATTACGTTCGTTGATGCGGCTGCTCAAGAGCACGAGGA gcgCCCTGGTCGCGCAGGCGGTTATTGTGTTGAAGGGTGTGATTCTGCAGGGCGTCACGCTGTCGTCGCCCGAACGCCTGGTGGCGCGCCTCGCAAGACAGCTGGACAACATCACCAACGCATCGGCACGTGCAAGTGTGTTCTGGCTCGTGGGGCAGTtcgcggccgacgacgggccAGACAACACTCTGGGCCTCAAGTGGGACAGCGTGGCCCCGTGGGTGCCAGACATCCTACGCAAGGGTGTGAAGGGGTTCAcggaagaggaggcgccAGCCAAACTCCAGATATTGACATTGGTGGCAAAACTACTCGTGCTCTCTCCTAACGCGCCCAAACTCGACCTCTTCTGCCAGTACCTCTTCGCTCTGGCGCGGTGGGACGCAGACTACGATGTGCGTGACCGTGCACGCTTCCTCGCTGCCCTTCTGCGCGGCGTGCGTGaagtcgacggcgagagcgaggaccaggacgtcggcggcgtcatcctgcgccgcgagcaGGCACGTGTCGTGCTGCTCGGCAAACGCGAGGTCGCTCTGGACGCAGCAGCTGAGC cgagcgagctcgagatTGCCTCGATGAgtcgcgtcgcgcaccACAAGTTGAGCGGGTACACGCCGCTGCCGGAGTGGACGGACGACCCAACGGACGCGTCGCTGCGCGAGTCCGAGATCGAGCGGCCCAAaccgcgctcgccaccacgcGCATTCGGCTCACAGCCAAGCTTTGGCTCGCAATCCTCCGCTGTTGCGGCCAACCTCGCTGCTCTTGCTGCGCCTCGCCGTTCCACGCCACAGACCCCGCTTGGAAGCTCGCCCGCCAGCTCCGTGCCACACACAACCCGCGCCAAGTTCCGCGATCTCGACGACTTCCTCAACTCGGAGGggtcggacgacgagagtgaggaggtgacgagcgaggacgaggcggtgtTCGAGGTCGACCCGGTTGCGCAGAGACGGCGCGACTTTGTGCCGGAGTATGATGtggacgagttggaggacgacgatgagACCACAGACGATAGTAGCACagacgagagcgacgtAGAGGCGCCTCTGTACCGCCGTTAG
- a CDS encoding uncharacterized protein (ABC transporter), giving the protein MAALRTDIRKTFPGTDEVVINYIAGLVDDVDEDVDDIVDQTRGMLQEGPSSSDNKVLNDFMDRLVQYLDSQSSKRVRKAATATKLASSVQMRSQQMSATIAMSGRVDLDSVNKGQASRVDLNKLAKAEAKLKAKLEKRSKRSLYEGSKLIDKLQQQQSYEEMFMKVNPLDLSGAAKGKSKDIHLTNIDVSFASNRILNGATLNMSYGRRYGLIGRNGVGKSTLLRHIALREVAIPTHISILYVEQEIIGDGTKAIDSVLKADVWRHKLITDEKEINAKLEHMEKNPIPNEAPEGDKIAAEREKDELAARLGEIQQNLIDMEADNGPTRAGHLLAGLGFSEADQQRPTSSFSGGWRMRLALARALFVKPDLLMLDEPSNMLDLNAIAWLEDYLQTWPGTILVVSHDRSFLDAVATDIVHQHSQRLDYYKGNFSQFHATKMDRALQQRKEYEAQLAYRQHLQAYIDRWRYNANRAPQAQSRIKILEKLPELEPPEEEDQSEKFKFPEPEKISPPLLQLDEAEFGYTPDKQILKGVNFDVQMDSRIAVIGPNGAGKSTLIKLLTGVIQPNKGSQNINARVRIGYFTQHHMDQLDVTMTPVAFLQHRFPGQTEQEYRAHLGAFGITGLTGLQKMETLSGGQKSRVAFAVLAFTRPHILLLDEPTNHLDAEGLDGLAAAVNAFKGGCIIISHDSTFIHNVAAQLYVCANGRVDKFNGDVTDYKRLIVEEIKHKNSP; this is encoded by the exons ATGGCTGCTCTCCGGACAGACATC CGAAAGACCTTTCCCGGGacggacgaggtcgtcatcAACTACATCGCAGGCCTGGTGGacgatgtcgacgaggatgtcgacgacattgtcgaccAGACACGCGGTATGCTCCAGGAGGGCCCGTCGAGCAGCGACAACAAGGTGCTGAACGACTTTATGGACCGCCTCGTGCAGTACCTCGACTCGCAGAGCTCGAAGCGCGTACGCAAggccgcgaccgcgaccaAGCTCGCGAGCTCGGTGCAGATGCGCTCGCAGCAGATGTCGGCGACGATTGCAATGAGCGgccgcgtcgacctcgactcggtGAACAAGGGGCAGGCGTCGCGTGTCGACCTCAacaagctcgccaaggccgaggccaagctcaaggccaagctcgagaagcgcaGCAAGCGCTCGCTGTACGAGGGCTCCAAGCTTATCGACAAgctccagcagcagcagagCTACGAGGAGATGTTCATGAAGGTCAACCCTCTCGACTTATCCGGCGccgccaagggcaagtCCAAGGACATTCACCTCACCAACATCGACGTCAGCTTCGCCAGCAACCGCATTCTCAACGGCGCTACACTCAACATGTCGTACGGACGGCGCTACGGTCTCATCGGTCGCAACGGTGTGGGCAAGTCTACATTGCTGCGGCACATTGCGCTACGTGAGGTTGCGATCCCGACTCACATCTCTATCCTGTACGTTGAGCAGGAGATTATCGGCGACGGCACAAAGGCCATCGACTCGGTActcaaggccgacgtgTGGCGCCACAAGCTCATCAcggacgagaaggagatcaacgccaagctcgagcacaTGGAGAAGAACCCGATTCCGAACGAGGCACCAGAAGGCGACAAGATTGCcgcggagcgcgagaaggacgagctcgcagcgcgcctcggcgagatcCAGCAGAACCTCATCGACATGGAGGCCGACAATGGACCGACCCGCGCCGGCCACCTGCTCGCGGGTCTCGGCTTCTCGGAGGCCGACCAGCAGAGGCCCACGAGCTCGTTCTCTGGTGGTTGGCGTATgcgtctcgcgctcgcgcgtgcGCTGTTTGTCAAACCTGACCTGCtcatgctcgacgagccgTCTAACATGTTGGACCTCAACGCCATTGCATGGTTGGAAGACTACCTCCAGACGTGGCCCGGCACCATCCTTGTTGTCTCGCACGACCGCtcgttcctcgacgccgtcgcgacCGACATTGTGCACCAACACTCTCAGCGCCTCGACTACTACAAGGGCAACTTCTCGCAGTTCCACGCCACCAAGATGGACCGCGCGCTGCAGCAGAGGAAGGAGTACGAGGCCCAGCTCGCGTATCGTCAGCACCTGCAGGCATACATCGACCGGTGGCGCTACAACGCCAACCGCGCGCCTCAGGCGCAGAGCCGTATCAAGATCCTCGAAAAGCTGCCCGAACTCGAGCcgcccgaggaggaggaccagAGCGAGAAGTTCAAGTTCCCCGAGCCGGAGAAGATCTCACCGCCACTgctgcagctcgacgaggccgaaTTCGGTTACACTCCAGACAAGCAGATCCTCAAGGGCGTCAACTTTGACGTGCAGATGGACTCTCGCATTGCCGTCATTGGCCCGAACGGTGCCGGCAAGTCGACGCTCATCAAGCTTCTCACCGGTGTTATCCAGCCGAACAAGGGCTCGCAAAACATCAACGCTCGCGTGCGTATCGGCTACTTCACCCAGCACCACATGgaccagctcgacgtcacCATGACGCCTGTCGCGTTCCTGCAGCATAGGTTCCCAGGCCAGACTGAGCAGGAGTACCGCGCGCACCTGGGCGCGTTCGGCATCACCGGCCTGACTGGTCTGCAGAAGATGGAGACGCTGTCCGGTGGTCAAAAGTCGCGTGTCGCCTTCGCAGTGCTCGCGTTCACCCGCCCGCATATCCTgcttctcgacgagccGACTAACCACCTCGACGCTGAGGGTCTCGACGGTCTCGCGGCCGCCGTCAACGCGTTCAAGGGCGGATGCATCATTATCTCGCACGACTCGACATTCATCCACAACGTTGCGGCACAGCTGTACGTGTGCGCCAACGGCCGCGTCGACAAGTTCAACGGCGACGTTACAGACTACAAGCGCCTTattgtcgaggagatcaagcACAAGAATAGCCCATAG
- the HTS1 gene encoding uncharacterized protein (Anticodon binding domain), whose amino-acid sequence MAEVDAKILALQAKIKELKVAKKDASKEVEEMKALKAQQSKEKKEGSGFQLKVPKGTIDHKPAAALLRKKIFASLERIFSKHGGETIDTPVFELKEILAGKYGEDSKLIYDLQDQGGELCSLRYDLTVPFARYVAMNGLTNIKRYHIAKVYRRDQPVMSKGRMREFYQCDFDIAGTYDAMVPDAEILYILCEALDALEIGEYTIKLNHRKILDGIFELAGVPAEKTRMISSAVDKLDKLPWADVKKEMTAEKGLDEAVADRIGQYVGLKGKGREVLNKLQADEALNGVKSAKEGLADMAILFDYLDCFGVTDKMSFDMSLARGLDYYTGIIYEAVTELSAPPVVDDAPAVQDKKEKKGKKADKTVNEDGVDESAVGVGSIAAGGRYDNLVNMFAEAAGSKREKVPCVGVSIGVERVYAILEARRRAQEAKPRSKETDVYIMALGGGLLPERMKFAKKLWDAGIKAEFMYKAKPKAPAQWSQADADQVRFVAILAPNELANGIVRIKEQGVERAAGTDNGEEVSMDKVVEYLRERL is encoded by the exons ATGGCGGAAGTCGACGCGAAGATCCTGGCGCTCCaggccaagatcaaggagctcaaggtcgcTAAGAAGGATGCGTCCAAGGAGGTCGAAGAGATgaaggcgctcaaggcccAGCAGtccaaggagaagaaggagggctCCGGGTTCCAGCTCAAAGTGCCCAAGGGTACCATCGATCACAAGCCGGCGGCTGCTCTTCTACGCAAGAAGATCTTTGCGTCGCTGGAGCGCATCTTTTCCAAGCACGGTGGCGAGACGATCGACACCCCCGTCTttgagctcaaggagatccTTGCTGGCAAGTACGGCGAGGACTCGAAGCTCATCTACGACCTGCAGGAccagggcggcgagctgtGCTCGCTCCGCTACGACCTCACGGTCCCCTTTGCGCGTTACGTCGCGATGAACGGCCTCACCAACATCAAGCGCTACCACATTGCCAAGGTGTACCGCCGCGACCAGCCGGTCATGTCCAAGGGCCGCATGCGCGAGTTCTACCAGTGCGACTTTGACATTGCTGGCACGTACGACGCAATGGtccccgacgccgagattCTGTACATCCTGTGCGAGGCTCTCGACGCCTTGGAGATTGGCGAGTACACCATCAAGCTCAACCACCGCAAGATCCTCGACGGTATCTTTGAGCTCGCGGGCGTGCCTGCCGAGAAGACGCGCATGATCTCGTCGGCtgtcgacaagctcgacaagctcccGTGGGCTGACGTGAAGAAGGAGATGACCGCCGAGAAGgggctcgacgaggctgtGGCTGACCGCATCGGCCAGTACGTTGGCCTCAAGG gcaAGGGCCGCGAGGTTCTCAACAAGCTGcaggcggacgaggcgctcaacgGCGTCAAGTCGGCCAAGGAGGGTCTCGCCGACATGGCGATCCTCTTCGACTACCTTGACTGCTTCGGTGTCACCGACAAGATGTCGTTCGACATGTCGCTGGCACGCGGCCTCGACTACTACACTGGCATCATCTACGAGGCGGTCACGGAGCTCTCGGCACCGCCTGTGGTGGACGATGCCCCGGCAGTGcaggacaagaaggagaagaagggcaagaaggctgACAAGACGGTCAACGAGGACGGTGTCGACGAGAGCGCTGTGGGTGTGGGCTCGATCGCTGCTGGTGGGCGGTACGacaacctcgtcaacatGTTTGCCGAGGCGGCAGGATCCAAGCGCGAAAAGGTGCCGTGCGTGGGTGTTTCGATCGGTGTTGAGCGTGTGTACGCAATCCTCGAGGCcaggcgtcgcgcgcaggAGGCAAAGCCCCGGTCCAAGGAGACGGACGTGTACATCATGGCACTCGGCGGGGGGTTGCTGCCTGAGCGCATGAAGTTTGCCAAGAAGCTCTGGGACGCGGGCATCAAG GCCGAGTTCATGTACAAggccaagcccaaggcgCCGGCGCAGTGGTCGCAGGCCGACGCGGACCAGGTACGCTTCGTGGCTATCCTTGCACCCAACGAGCTCGCGAACGGCATCGTGCGCATCAAGGAGCAGGGTGTTGAGCGTGCGGCCGGAACCGacaacggcgaggaggtctCGATGGACAAGGTCGTTGAGTACCTCCGCGAGCGCCTTTAG
- the tdcB gene encoding uncharacterized protein (PFAM Pyridoxal-5'-phosphate-dependent protein beta subunit) encodes MPDLSAPLPTYADVQSAASRLAGVAHRTPVLTSTTMNESLGASLYFKCENYQRMGAFKFRGAYNALSRFSPSQTAAGVLAYSSGNHAQAIALSARLLGMPAVIVMPKDAPAAKLAATRGYGAQVVLYDRFTEDREAIASRLAHERGLTLIPPYNHPHVMAGQGTAVAELLEDVPDLDVIFVPLGGGGLLSGSLLAAKSLAPNCAVYGVEPEAGNDFQQSLRTGKIVKIETPKTIADGAQTQAAGDLTFAVVRDHVTDIVTATDEQLVDALRFYAERMKMVVEPTGALSLAAAQNAGIDIKGKKVGILISGGNVDIAKYGELLSRGL; translated from the coding sequence ATGCCCGACCTCTCCGCCCCGCTCCCGACATACGCAGACGTCCAGTCGGCGGCATCCCGCCTGGCTGGCGTAGCGCACCGCACCCCTGTCCTAACCTCCACCACGATGAACGAATCCCTCGGCGCAAGCCTCTACTTTAAATGCGAAAACTACCAGCGCATGGGCGCCTTCAAGTTCCGCGGCGCGTACAACGCCCTTTCCCGcttctctccctcccaaACGGCTGCCGGTGTACTGGCCTACTCGTCTGGCAACCACGCACAAGCCATTGCACTCTCCGCACGCCTCCTCGGTATGCCAGCCGTGATTGTCATGCCCAAGGACGCGCCGGCagccaagctcgccgcgaCTCGGGGCTACGGAGCACAAGTGGTCCTCTACGACAGGTTCACTGAAGACCGAGAGGCCATTGCTTCCCGTCTCGCCCACGAGAGGGGACTGACCCTCATCCCACCCTATAACCACCCGCACGTCATGGCCGGCCAGGGGACAGCTGTCGCCGAGCTATTGGAGGACGTGCCGGACCTCGATGTCATTTTCGTGCCTCTCGGTGGAGGAGGTTTGTTGTCTGGTTCGTTACTGGCCGCCAAATCCCTCGCCCCAAATTGTGCGGTTTATGGCGTCGAGCCAGAGGCCGGCAACGATTTCCAGCAGTCTCTTCGGACAGGCAAAATTGTCAAGATCGAGACGCCAAAGACTATCGCCGACGGAGCGCAGACCCAGGCCGCTGGCGATCTCACTTTCGCCGTCGTGCGCGACCATGTTACGGACATTGTCACTGCTACGGATGAGCAgcttgtcgacgcgctccgGTTCTACGCTGAGCGCATGAAGATGGTCGTAGAGCCCACGGGCGCGCTGTCGCTGGCAGCGGCGCAGAATGCCGGCATCGATatcaagggcaagaaggtcgGGATCTTGATTAGCGGCGGCAACGTCGATATCGCAAAGTacggcgagctgctcaGCCGGGGCCTGTAG
- a CDS encoding uncharacterized protein (Protein of unknown function (DUF3445)): MSNTTVVDDSPLGLSTATLSAGILGALLFALVLYRARKAGPTKVAVEHKVPEPEIQSLDGFDWTTARRNVFRPFKPIYHITMALTGVKPSELITVDEDYTKRVAERRRLYALHGNKVHGVIPDGRGAAAVRELYTYLLHDHLPRRFPTMFKLSPDGKEFTNVATGKVLLTTVPVTGDLAEDDRAAEAALVGLGETIEEDLFFLQKVGDTHQCVAFSCCFPSGFDPSEKLGLGLSAIHDPVPNYERIGPSMERFFSKMEVGKPFRRLNWSVQTHNELYNNGSNHIHEDEDISNLQAKVDINTTNLRVEMQTLTRLPKTNALLFSFKTYLTPMTEVKAEGCGEVFADAIEGLAKGNAPGMWRYKAAIRWGPPVCQYLRS; the protein is encoded by the exons aTGTCCAACACCACGGTTGTCGACGACAGCCCACTCGGCCtctccaccgccacccTCAGCGCcggcatcctcggcgcactcctcttcgccctcgtcctctaCCGCGCACGCAAGGCTGGACCCACAAaggtcgccgtcgagcaCAAAGTACCTGAACCTGAGATCCAGTCGCTTGACGGCTTCGACTGGACCACGGCCCGTCGTAACGTGTTCCGGCCCTTCAAGCCCATCTACCATATCACCATGG CGCTCACTGGCGTGAAGCCCTCCGAGCTCATCACTGTTGACGAGGACTACACAAAGCGTGTCGCCGAGCGGAGGCGCCTCTATGCATTGCACGGAAACAAGGTGCACGGGGTGATCCCCGATGGGCGGGGTGCTGCGGCCGTGCGTGAACTGTACACGTACCTGCTGCACGACCACCTCCCGCGCCGCTTCCCGACAATGTTCAAGCTCTCCcccgacggcaaggagtTTACAAACGTCGCGACTGGCAAGGTGCTCCTAACCACTGTACCCGTGACTGGTGACTTGGCAGAGGATGACAGGGCTGCTGAAGCTGCGCtggtcggcctcggcgagacgattgaggaggacctcttcttcctccaaAAGGTGGGGGACACCCACCAGTGCGTGGCGTTCTCGTGCTGTTTCCCGAGTGGCTTTGACCCGAGCGAGaagcttggccttgggctGTCTGCGATCCACGACCCTGTACCAAACTACGAGCGCATCGGGCCTAGCATGGagcgcttcttctccaagATGGAAGTCGGCAAGCCcttccgccgcctcaaC TGGTCGGTCCAGACCCACAACGAACTGTACAACAATGGCAGCAATCACATccacgaggacgaggacattAGCAACCTCCAGGCCAAAGTCGACATTAACACAACAAACCTCCGCGTCGAGATGCAGACGCTGACCCGGTTGCCAAAGACGAACGCATTGCTGTTCAGCTTCAAGACGTACCTCACCCCCATgaccgaggtcaaggctgAGGGGTGCGGGGAGGTGTTTGCGGACGCGATTGAAGGCTTGGCTAAGGGCAACGCTCCGGGGATGTGGCGATACAAGGCCGCGATCCGTTGGGGCCCGCCCGTGTGTCAGTATCTTCGCTCCTAG
- a CDS encoding uncharacterized protein (Alpha/beta hydrolase family): protein MANTAPRDARQARNLDPAHVMDFSNLHLGHAPASKTVVTIVDMDVFVYGLEEIKDSKRPIAVACLSHGWANKAMHMEQMAYGVLGEARRLDKEGGRKVLRDMIVVTLDHRNHGARRRNPNGLVFANNPLRLSQAHATLVGGVQDFELVMDSLASYLWPRDERRIEEWMYTGVSLGGHLTWRMLRDDPRIRIGAPIVSIPPEYLAGILTRQFRVPPPDDPLNIIPSTVRNAFELQAAPGSYTNKKILSLHGAIDETIPVRVAKDEFVRIRGETGNLEVYVQDGMGHVVTPEMVKRVAEWFWRWGCCEQREAKL from the exons ATGGCCAATACAGcaccgcgcgacgcgcgccaGGCGCGCAACCTCGACCCAGCCCATGTAATGGACTTTTCCAACTTGCACCTCGGACACGCACCGGCGTCCAAGACGGTCGTGACAATTGTGGACATGGACGTCTTCGTCTatggcctcgaggagatcaaggactCGAAGCGTCCAATCGCCGTCGCGTGCCTCTCACACGGGTGGGCTAACAAGGCGATGCACATGGAACAGATGGCGTATGGCGTGTTGGGAGAAGCGCGGCGTCTTGATAAGGAGGGCGGACGCAAGGTGTTGCGAGACATGATTGTCGTCACCCTG GACCACCGTAACCACGGCGCAAGGCGGAGGAACCCGAACGGACTCGTGTTCGCTAATAACCCTCTCCGACT atcgCAGGCTCACGCTACACTTG TCGGCGGTGTACAGGACTTTGAGCTCGTGATGGACAGTCTCGCATCTTACCTCTGGCCGCGGGACGAGCGCCGTATCGAGGAATGGATGTACACGGGCGTGTCGCTCGGCG gacACTTGACCTGGCGCATGTTGCGGGACG acccCCGCATCCGAATTGGCGCGCCCATCGTCTCCATCCCCCCCGAGTATCTTGCTGGTATCCTCACACGCCAATTCCGCGTCCCGCCACCCGACGACCCTCTCAACATTATCCCCAGTACGGTCCGGAACGCGTTTGAGCTCCAGGCCGCTCCAGGCTCATACACCAACAAGAAGATCCTGAGTCTCCACGGCGCGATCGACGAGACTATCCCCGTCCGCGTGGCCAAGGACGAATTCGTACGCATCCGCGGCGAGACGGGCAACCTCGAGGTATATGTGCAGGACGGGATGGGACATGTCGTGACGCCCGAGATGGTCAAGCGTGTGGCCGAGTGGTTCTGGCGCTGGGGATGCTGCGAACAGCGCGAGGCCAAGTTATAG
- a CDS encoding uncharacterized protein (MmgE PrpD family protein), with protein MTNATNEMTVAETRKLVDWAVRLKFSDIPQSTVDKTKRLFADWVFCAFAGAGYRTIDGLKAVADETGGAATGACSTFVGDKRPPYWAAYINAGAGHVVEQDDLHNASVVHPATVVFPAAWAAAQNKGASGAEFIAASIVGYEVACRVGRLLGREHYRIFHSTATAGTLGAAAATARILGLDAEKTLDALGSAGTQAAGLWQFLATAADSKQVHCAHAAGTGVQSAFLAKHGVTGAHDILLGPQGLFAGMSKGTPDASVLPFDGLYEVDATSFKFHASCRHTHPSADALLDILTENNLSPDDIARVDCGVHQSALDVLGPAEGAASVHQSKFSMGFVLGTIANGRSAQLADFSDARLEDPAVRAFQKKVHMYLDPKVDGAYPAKWTALVKVTMKDGRTFDKFMETPKGDPGNTLSDDELLAKWHKLIGYAESSVDVDKLAKELLVLETRPSMDGLI; from the coding sequence ATGACCAACGCAACCAACGAAATGACCGTCGCCGAAACAcgcaagctcgtcgactgGGCCGTCCGCCTCAAGTTCAGCGACATCCCCCAATCCACGGTAGACAAGACTAAACGCCTCTTCGCCGACTGGGTCTTCTGCGCCTTTGCCGGTGCCGGCTATCGCACAATCGACGgcctcaaggccgtcgccgacgagacggGCGGCGCAGCAACTGGTGCATGCTCGACCTTTGTTGGCGACAAACGGCCCCCTTACTGGGCAGCATACATCAATGCTGGAGCGGGTCATGTTGTCGAGCAAGACGACCTGCATAATGCCAGTGTAGTCCATCCTGCCACGGTTGTTTTCCCAGCCGCGTGGGCTGCCGCGCAGAATAAGGGCGCATCGGGAGCCGAGTTTATCGCAGCAAGTATTGTTGGGTATGAGGTTGCGTGTCGTGTGGGGCGTCTCTTGGGACGGGAACATTATCGTATTTTCCACTCGACCGCTACTGCCGGAACGCTtggtgctgctgctgcgaCGGCTAGGATTCTGGGCCTGGATGCGGAAAAGACGCTCGATGCGTTGGGGAGTGCTGGGACCCAAGCGGCAGGACTGTGGCAGTTCCTCGCAACGGCCGCGGACAGTAAACAGGTTCATTGTGCGCATGCGGCCGGAACTGGTGTCCAGTcggccttcctcgccaaaCACGGGGTTACTGGTGCACACGATATCCTCCTCGGTCCACAGGGATTGTTTGCAGGAATGTCCAAGGGTACACCGGACGCCTCGGTCCTTCCCTTCGATGGGCTTtacgaggtcgacgcgacGAGTTTCAAGTTCCACGCCTCGTGCCGACACACGCACCCGTCCGCCGACGCTTTGCTGGACATTCTCACCGAGAACAACCTGTCTCCAGACGACATAGCTCGCGTCGACTGCGGCGTACACCAGAGCGCCCTCGACGTTCTGGGTCCTGCAGAGGGCGCTGCGTCTGTCCACCAGTCCAAGTTCAGCATGGGCTTCGTGTTGGGTACAATTGCGAATGGCCGCAGTGCCCAGCTCGCAGACTTCTCGGATGCGAGGCTCGAGGATCCCGCCGTCCGCGCATTCCAGAAGAAAGTACACATGTACCTCGACCCCAAGGTCGATGGCGCGTACCCCGCAAAGTGGACCGCCCTTGTCAAGGTCACGATGAAGGACGGGCGTACCTTTGACAAGTTTATGGAGACGCCAAAGGGTGATCCGGGAAACACGCTtagcgacgacgagctgctggcCAAGTGGCACAAGCTTATTGGGTATGCCGAGTccagcgtcgacgtcgacaagctcgcaAAGGAACTGTTGGTCCTCGAGACGCGGCCGTCGATGGATGGCTTGATCTAG